In a genomic window of Nyctibius grandis isolate bNycGra1 chromosome 4, bNycGra1.pri, whole genome shotgun sequence:
- the TRAPPC6B gene encoding trafficking protein particle complex subunit 6B, with product MADEALFLLLHNEMVAGLYRAAEQGEGENGRCTSKLESMGFRVGQGLIERFTKDTARFKDELDIMKFICKDFWTTVFKKQIDNLRTNHQGIYVLQDNKFRLLTQMSAGKQYLEHAPKYLAFTCGLIRGGLSNLGIKSIVTAEVSSMPACKFQVMIQKM from the exons ATGGCGGACGAGGcgcttttcctgctgctgcacaaCGAGATGGTGGCGGGGCTGTACCGCGCCGCCGAGCAGGGCGAAGGG GAGAACGGGCGCTGCACCAGCAAGCTGGAGAGCATGGGCTTCCGCGTCGGGCAGGGGCTGATCGAGAG GTTTACAAAAGATACTGCCAGGTTCAAGGATGAATTAGATATTATGAAGTTCATTTGCAAAGATTTTTGGACAACTGTATTCAAAAAACAAATAGATAACCTAAGGACTAATCATCAG ggtATTTATGTCCTTCAAGACAATAAATTTCGTCTCTTGACACAAATGTCTGCAGGAAAGCAGTATTTAGAACATGCACCAAAG TATTTAGCATTTACTTGTGGACTAATCAGAGGAGGCCTATCGAATTTGGGAATAAAGAGTATTGTCACAGCTGAAGTTTCATCCATGCCTGCAT gtAAATTTCAGGTGATGATACAGAAGATGTAG
- the GEMIN2 gene encoding gem-associated protein 2 isoform X1 produces the protein MESGVEELMPRLLPVDDCDLAEDFDPTVPPRTPQEYLKRVQIEAARCPDVVVAQIDPKKLRKKQTVNISISGCQPAPEGYSPTLKWQQQQVANFSAVRQSLNKHRNHWRSQHLDSNVTLPKSEDEEGWKKFCLGEKVFSEIDALSDNESLGIDYIKVGFPPLLSIVSRMNQATVTSVLEYLISWFGEKKFTPELGRWLYALLACLEKPLLPEAHSLIRQLARRCSEVRVLEENKNEEQISALNLIICLVSRYFDQRDLADEPS, from the exons ATGGAGTCGGGCGTGGAGGAGCTGATGCCGCGGCTACTGCCCGTGGATGATTGTGACTTGGCCGAGGACTTCGACCCCACGGTGCCTCCCAGGACGCCCCAGGAGTACCTGAAGCGCGTCCA gATTGAAGCAGCCCGATGCCCAGATGTGGTCGTGGCACAAATAGACCCCAAAAAATTGAGAAAGAAGCAGACAGTAAACATTTCA ATTTCTGGATGTCAGCCTGCTCCTGAAGGATACTCTCCAACGCtgaagtggcagcagcagcaagtagCCAATTTTTCAGCTGTTCGTCAG AGCCTGAACAAGCACAGAAATCACTGGCGGTCACAACATTTGGACAGCAATGTTACTCTG cCAAAATCAGAGGATGAAGAAGGCTGGAAGAAGTTCTGCCTGGGTGAAAAAGTGTTCTCAGAAATAGATGCACTATCTGATAATGAAAGTCTAGGAATTGATTACATAAAG gtcGGCTTTCCCCCTTTGCTAAGTATTGTAAGCAGAATGAATCAG GCAACTGTAACCAGTGTCTTAGAATACCTGATAAGCTggtttggagagaaaaaatttACTCCAGAActg GGTAGATGGCTTTATGCACTGTTGGCATGCCTTGAAAAACCTTTGCTACCTGAAGCTCACTCCCTTATTCGACAGCTGGCAAGACGATGCTCAGAAGTCAGAGTACTAGAG gagAACAAGAATGAAGAACAAATATCAGCTCTGAACTTGATAATCTGCTTAGTTAGCAG GTACTTCGATCAACGTGACTTGGCTGATGAGCCTTCCTAG
- the GEMIN2 gene encoding gem-associated protein 2 isoform X2, which produces MESGVEELMPRLLPVDDCDLAEDFDPTVPPRTPQEYLKRVQIEAARCPDVVVAQIDPKKLRKKQTVNISSLNKHRNHWRSQHLDSNVTLPKSEDEEGWKKFCLGEKVFSEIDALSDNESLGIDYIKVGFPPLLSIVSRMNQATVTSVLEYLISWFGEKKFTPELGRWLYALLACLEKPLLPEAHSLIRQLARRCSEVRVLEENKNEEQISALNLIICLVSRYFDQRDLADEPS; this is translated from the exons ATGGAGTCGGGCGTGGAGGAGCTGATGCCGCGGCTACTGCCCGTGGATGATTGTGACTTGGCCGAGGACTTCGACCCCACGGTGCCTCCCAGGACGCCCCAGGAGTACCTGAAGCGCGTCCA gATTGAAGCAGCCCGATGCCCAGATGTGGTCGTGGCACAAATAGACCCCAAAAAATTGAGAAAGAAGCAGACAGTAAACATTTCA AGCCTGAACAAGCACAGAAATCACTGGCGGTCACAACATTTGGACAGCAATGTTACTCTG cCAAAATCAGAGGATGAAGAAGGCTGGAAGAAGTTCTGCCTGGGTGAAAAAGTGTTCTCAGAAATAGATGCACTATCTGATAATGAAAGTCTAGGAATTGATTACATAAAG gtcGGCTTTCCCCCTTTGCTAAGTATTGTAAGCAGAATGAATCAG GCAACTGTAACCAGTGTCTTAGAATACCTGATAAGCTggtttggagagaaaaaatttACTCCAGAActg GGTAGATGGCTTTATGCACTGTTGGCATGCCTTGAAAAACCTTTGCTACCTGAAGCTCACTCCCTTATTCGACAGCTGGCAAGACGATGCTCAGAAGTCAGAGTACTAGAG gagAACAAGAATGAAGAACAAATATCAGCTCTGAACTTGATAATCTGCTTAGTTAGCAG GTACTTCGATCAACGTGACTTGGCTGATGAGCCTTCCTAG